The window GCGCGCGTCGGTGTCGTGCGGTGGCGAAGCGCTATCGCGTTCGGACATGATCAGGCGGGCTCCTCATCGACGGGGACCGGTGCACCGGCCGGGTTTCCGGTGCTCTTCTCCGTGTCGATCGCCTGCTGCAGCAGAACCACCGCGGCGACCTGATCCACAATGCTACGAGAGTTCTTCTGGGAACGCCCGGAACTCCGCAATGCCGCGTGTGCGGACACCGTGCTCAGACGCTCGTCGATGAGCCGCACCGGCACACCGCTCTCGCGCTGCAACAGCGCTGCGAACGCCCGCGCATCCGTGGTGGACGGGGTGTCCGCGCCCTGCAGATTCACCGGCAGCCCGACCACGAACTCCAGCGGTTCGTACTCCGCGGCGATCGCCACGAGTCGCGTGATCGCCGCGTCGTCGCGCGGCACGGTCTCGACCGGGACGGCCAGCATGCCGTCCGGATCGCACCGTGCCACGCCCACCCTGGCGCGTCCCACGTCGACGCCGAGCCGCACTCCGCGACGGAAGCCGGTCACGCTCCGCGGAGCTCCTGTGCGATGGCCTCCAGCGCTGCCGGAAGCGCCGCACCGTCGGTGCCGCCGCCCTGGGCGAGGTCGTCGCGCCCGCCGCCGCCACCGCCGAGCACGCCGGCTGCGCGCTTCGCGAGCGCACCCGCCTTCGCGCCCGCCGAACGCGCCGCCTCGTTCGTGGCGACGACCACGACCGGCCGGCCATTGACGATCGCGCCGAGGGCGACCACTGCCGCCTCCGACCCCAGCCGCTCACGGACGCCGTTGACCAGATCGCGCACGTCGTCCGCCGAGGCCACCTCACCGAGCGACTGTGCGGCCACCCGGAACGCGCCGATGCGGGACGCGGCCTCCGCGATCGCGGGGATCTGCCCCGCCCGCTCCTTGGCCTCGAACTGCGCGATGCGCTTCTCGGCGGCCTTGAGGCTCGCGGCGAGATCGGCGATCCGCTCCGGCAGCTGCTCGCGCGGAGTCTTGAGCGACGCGGTCAGCTGCGAGACCAGCGCGCGCTCGGCGGCCAGCTCGCGGAACGCGTCGGCACCGACGAGAGCCTCGATACGGCGGTTCGATGCCCCGACGGACGACTCGCCGACCACGCTGACCAGCCCGATCTCGGCGCTCGTCGACACGTGCGTGCCCGCGCAGAGCTCACGCGACCAGGGGCCGCCGATGTCGACCATGCGCACGACATCGCCGTACTTCTCGCCGAACAGAGCCATCGCCCCGGCCTCCTTGGCCTCGTCGAGCGTCACGATGCGCGTCGTCACCTCGAGGGCGTCCTGCACGGCGCGGTTCGTGATCTCCTCGATCTCCGAGCGCGTCTCTCCCGACAGCGCCTGCGACCACGCGAAGTCGAATCGCATATAGCCCGCACGGTTCAGCGAGCCCGACTGGGTCGCGGTCGGGCCCAGCGTGTCGCGCAGAGCGGCGTGCACCAGGTGGGTCGCCGAGTGCGCCTGCCGCGCCGCACGACGGTTGGCCGCGTCGACGATGGTCGTGGCCGCGTCATCCACCGCCACGCTCCCCCGCGTCACCTCGACGGTGTGACTGATCAGCCCGGGGACGGGGCGCTGCACATCGAGCACCTCGAGCTCGTAGCCAGGGCCCACGATCGTGCCCTTGTCGGCGACCTGGCCGCCGGACTCCGCATACAGCGTCGTCTCCGCCAGCACGACCTCGGCGATCTGTCCCTCCGCGGCGCTGCGCACGGAGGCACCGTCGACCAGGATGCCGAGCACCCGCGAGTCGACCTCGAGGGCCGTGTAGCCGTCGAAACCGGTCTCGCCGAGCGCCCGCAGGTCGCGGTAGACCGACACGTCGGCGAGCTGCCGCTTGCGGTTGCGCGCGTCGTCCTTGGCGCGCTGACGCTGCTCCTGCATGAGCGCGTCGAACGCGGCACGGTCGACGTCGAGCCCGGCCTCCTCGGCGACCTCGAGGGTGAGGTCGATCGGGAAGCCGTATGTGTCGTGCAGCAGGAAGGCCTCGGAGCCGCTCAGGGTCGTCCCGCCGCTCTTCTTCGTGTCGTCCACGGCGAGGTCGAGGATGGTCGAGCCCTGGGCGAGGGTGCGCCGGAAGGTCTCCTCCTCGGCGAAGGCGGCCGAGGACAGCACCGACCAGTCGCGCTCGAGCTCGGGATAGGCCGACTTCATGGCGTCCCGCGACGCGGAGAAGAGCTCGGGGAAGGCCGGCTCGTCGACGCCCAGCAGACGCATCGCCCGCACGGTCCGCCGCATCAGGCGGCGCAGGATGTATCCGCGGCCCTCGTTCGACGGACGCACGCCGTCGGACAGCAGCATCAGCGAGGAGCGCACGTGATCGGCGATCACGCGGAAGCGCACATCGTCCTCGTGCACGGCTCCGTAGCGGCGTCCGGAGAGCTCGACGGCGCGGTCCAGCACGGGCCGCACCTGGTCGATCTCGTACATGTTCTCGACGCCCTGCTTGAGGAAGGCGACGCGCTCGAGACCCATGCCGGTGTCGATGTTCTTCATCGGCAGCTCGCCCACGATGTCGAACTCGGTCTTGCTCCGGATGTTCTCGAGGAAGTCCTGCATGAACACGAGGTTCCACAGCTCCATGAACCGGTTGTCGTCCGCCGCCGGACCGCCGTCCTTGCCGTAGGACGGGCCACGGTCGAAGAAGATCTCGGAGTCGGGTCCGCCGGGGCCGGGCTGCCCGGTGTTCCAGTAGTTGTCCGCGCGGCCGAGGCGCTGGATGCGCTCCGGCTTCAGCCCGATGATGTCGCGCCAGATGGCCTCCGCCTCATCGTCGGTCTCGTAGACCGTGACCCACAGGTCCTTCTCGTCGAAGCCCAGCCCGCCGTCGGATTCGGAGGTCGTGAGCAGCTCCCACGCGTAGCGGATCGCGCCCTCTTTGAAGTAGTCGCCGAACGACCAGTTGCCGAGCATCTGGAAGAACGTGCCGTGACGCGCCGTGCGTCCGACCTCCTCGATGTCGTTGGTGCGGATGCACTTCTGCACATCGGCGATGCGCGGATGCGGAGCGGGGACCACGCCCGTGAGGTACGGGATCATCGGGACCATGCCGGCGACCGTGAAGAGCAGCGACGGGTCGTCGCTGACGAGGGAGGCCGAGGGGACGATGAGGTGATCGTTCTTCTCGAAGTAGGAGAGATAGCGCTGCGCGATTTCCGCAGTGTTCATAGGTCCCGGTTGTCCTTGTGTGAGGGAGCGCGTCGATGCGCGGCTGCGGTGGTTCAGTTCTCGCCCGGCTCGGTGAGCCGCGCCTCCTGGGCGCGATACGCGTCGCCCAGCGCGGCGGTGAAGCCGTTGATGCGGGCGTCGACGTCGGCGAGGATGTCATGGCCGCGCGGGTCCTTGTTCATGAAGTGAGCCGCGACGAAGCCGCCGATCACGCCGATGAGGAACCACAGCACAGTCTTCATGTCGTCATCCTTGCCTGAGAGCCGCGAAGGCGCGGTCTCTCCATCGTAGGCGGAAACGACAGGAGGCGTCGGGAATCCCCGACGCCTCCTGCCTGATGCTCGATCGCTGGATCAGCGAGCCGCGTAGTACTCGACGACGAGCTGCACTTCACAGGTCACGGGGACCTCGGCGCGCTTCGGGCGACGGACCAGGCGGGCCTGGAGCTTGTCGAGCTCGACCTCGAGGTAGCCGGGAACGGGAGGAAGCACCTCGGCGTGACCGCCGGCTGCCGCCACCTGGAAGGGCTCGGTGCCCTCGCTCTTGGCCTTGACGTGGATGAGCTGACCCGGCTTCACGCGGAACGACGGGCGGTCGACGAGCTGGCCGTCGACGAGGATGTGACGGTGCACGACGAGCTGGCGAGCCTGAGCCGTGGTGCGGGCGAAACCCGACCGCAGCACGAGAGCGTCGAGACGCATCTCGAGGAGCTCGACCAGGTTCTCACCGGTCAGGCCGTCCTGACGACGAGCCTCGTTGAACGTGTTGCGCATCTGCTTCTCGCGGATGCCGTACTGCTCGCGCAGACGCTGCTTCTCGCGCAGACGGACGGCGTAGTCGCTGTCGGCCTTGCGCTTGGTGCGGCCGTGCTCGCCCGGAGCGTAGGGACGCTTCTCGAGGTAGCGGGCGGCCTTCGGGGTGAGCGGGATGCCGAGGGCACGGCTGAGACGCACCTTGCGGCGGTCCTGGGACTTCGTGGTCACGAAGTGTTCCTTCCGATGACGTGGACGTGGATTTCACGTCCGACGGACGTATCGTCCGCGCTCTGCCTCGGAGCGCACGCCGGGGCGCCGTCGAGGTGTGGTGTGAACGCGGAGATGCCCGAAAACTCGGTTTCGAGCCGCTCAAGTCTAACAGACGGCGCTGCGCCGACCGACCGGACTGTCAGCGGTCGCCGAGGATGCGTCGGATGCGCTCCAGCCGCGCACCGATGTCGCGTTCCGCACCGAGGTTCTTCGGCTCGTAGTAGTGACGTCCGTCCAACTCGTCCGGCAGGTACTGCTGCGGCACGATCCCGTATTCGCTGTCGTGCGAGTAGATGTAACCGCGGCCGTGGCCGAGCCTCTTCGCCCCCGGGTAGTGGGCGTCGCGGAGGTGGAGCGGCACCCGGCCGAAGCCGCCCGCGCGGATGTCGGCGATCGCGGCGTCGATGCCGACGTACGCGGCATTGGACTTCGCCGTCGTGGCGAGGTACACCGTGGCCTCGGCGAGCGGGATGCGCCCCTCCGGCATGCCGATGAAGGCGACGGCGTCCGCAGCAGCGACTGCGATGCCGAGCGCCTGGGGATCGGCGAGACCCACGTCCTCCGAAGCCGAGATCACCAGGCGCCGAGCGATGAAACGCGGGTCCTCCCCCGCCTCGATCATGCGCGCCAGGTAGTGGAGTGCGGCGTCGGGATCGGACCCGCGGATCGACTTGATGAACGCGCTGATCACGTCGTAGTGCTCGTCGCCCTGACGGTCGTAGCGGAGCAGCGCCTTGTCCACCGCCTGCGCCACATCGTCCGCCGTCACCGCTGGGACGCCGTCCGATGCGGTGTCGCCGTCCTCGACCGCGGCGGCATGGGACAGCGCGACCGCGGCCGCGGCCTCGAGCCCCGTGAGCGCGCGCCGCGCATCACCCGACGCCAGTCGCACGAGAGCCGTGCGCGCCTCGTCGTCGAGCACCACGGCACCCTTGAGCCCGCGCGCATCCGTCACGGCGCGGTCGACGAGCAGACCGATGTCGTCGTCCGTCAGTGGCTGCAGCGTGAGCAGCAGCGACCGCGACAGCAGCGGGGAGATCACGGAGAACGACGGATTCTCGGTGGTCGCCGCGATCAGGATGACCCAGCCGTTCTCCACTCCGGGCAGCAGCGCATCCTGCTGCGCCTTCGTGAAGCGGTGGATCTCGTCGAGGAAGAGGATGGTCGTCTGGCCATACAGGTCACGCTGCGTGATCGCCTCCTGCATCACCTCGCGAACGTCCTTCACCCCGGCCGTGATCGCCGACAGTTCGACGAACCGTCGACCGGAGGAGCGCGCGATGGCCTGCGCCAGCGTGGTCTTCCCCGTGCCGGGAGGCCCCCACAGGATGATCGACACGGCCCCGGGCGCTGCCGCCTCGGGATCGGCGAGAGCCACGATCGGGGATCCCGCCCGCAGCAGGTGACGCTGTCCCGCGACCTCATCGAGCGAGACCGGGCGCATGCGCACGGCGAGAGGCGTCTGCCCGGAGAGCAGCGCGGCAGGAGAAGTCACCCCTCCAGGCTAACGGCGGGCGCCGACACCGTGGCGACGGAAGCCGCCCGTGGGCGACGGTAGGCTCTCAGGCGACGCCGCGGACGGGCGTCGGGATGGAGATATCGGGCATGGCGGCACGCGGTTCCAAGAAGGCACAGTCGCGCACCGAGGCGGAGCGCGCACGACTGCATGCCGCGCGCACGCGCTGGCACGAGGACCAGATCCGCCGCCGTCGCCGCGACAACACCGTCGCGGTGATCGTCGGCGGTCTCGTCGTCGTCGCCGCGATCGGGAGCCAGGTCGTGCACGCGCAGGTGACCGCCCCCGAACCGACGCCGAGTCCCACGATCTCCCCCTCCGACTCCCCGGTGCCGTCCGAGTCCCCCCTTCCCTCCGACTCTCCCGTTCCCTCCCCGTCGCCCGTTCCGACGGACACACCGGCGGGCTGACCCCGCGGCGCCGGCTCAGCGATCGGCGACAGCGAGACGGTAGCCGCGCTTCACCACCGTCTGCACCAGCTCCGCGTCGCCCAGAGCCTCGCGCAACCGTGCGACCGCCACCTCCACGGCCCGTGCACTGCGTCGTCGTCCGGCGAGCATCCGCCCGAGCTCCTCCCGGGAGAGCACCCGCCCCTCCGCGAGGAACAGTGCCTCCAGGACTTCTGCGGCGCCCGCCGAGAGCGGGAGGAAGCGCTCATCGAGCAGCACCCCGCCGCTGCGCACGACGAGCTCTCCGGCGTCCGTCCGCTGCATCGGCGCCTGCTCCGAGAAGAACCCGACGACGGCGCGTGCGAGGTCGTCCGGGAGCGCCCCGTCGACCGTCGTGGCGGGGATGTCCGCATCGGCGAGTGACCGGGCCGCCTCCGCACCCGAGGCGACGAGCAGCAGACGCGACGCCCGCGCCCTGGCTCGGATCGCGTCGCCCAGACCGAGGCGCTCGACGGTGCCCCACCAGGAACGCGCGCCCTCGACCGAGAAGAGCAGCACGCCGTCGATGCGCCCGGTCGCGACGCGGTGCACCGACCGTCGAACACCGGCCGGCACGGAATGATCCGCGCGTACCGACGGCACGCGGACGACCTCGGCTCCCGCCGCGGCGAGAAGCGCACCGACATCGACCGGTGTCGGCGACGCCACCGCTCCGTGCGCAGTACCCGCCGACGGGTCATCGGCGATCGCTATCCGGCACCCGGTCAGCGGCCGGCCCACGCTCGTCGAAATGCTCATGCCGGACTCTCCTCGCGTCGCCGCGTGACGGATCCCGTGGTCCGCGCCTCGACGAAACGTCCACCCCCGTCGCGCGTCGCAGCCTCCAGTCCGGCGGCACGCAACCTGCCCAGCACGGCGGGGACTTCTGCGGCGGATGCGCCACGCAGCTCCAGCACTCCGCCGTCGGAGGGCCGCACCCGCAACCCGTGCTCCTCCGCCAGCCGTCCGATGAGGACGAGCTGGGCGCCGGACAGCTCCCCCGCGACAGCGAGGGTCACGCCGAGCACGGTCTCCCTGGTACGGGGGCGTCCGACCGGGCCCCGCTCGGGGACACCCCGTCGCCCTGAGCCGATCGCAACCGCTCCGGCGCGCGCGATGAGGCGCCGCGCGACCGCCCGTGCGCAGAACGCGCACTCCGCGCTTTCGGGGAACTCCGCGAGGCCGCTCAGGCCGTGCTCTCGTCGCTCCGTCACCGCCGTGACCGGGGATGGCCCCGTGAGCAACGCATGACCGCAGGTCACAGCGCTCTCGTGCTCGCGAAGCAGCTCGGACACCGCCCGCGCCCTGGCGCCGTCATCCGCGGCCGCGCGGAGGGCCGCGAGCCGGTCCTCGTCGCCGATCACCGTCGCACCGAGCAGGACTCGTCCGTCCTCCGAGAGGAGGAGGTCGCCCGCGATCCGTCCCGGCGCGTCCGCCAGGGGGACGACGACTCCGACGGTTTCGCCGTCCGGCGACGACCGGAGATCCGTGAACTCGACGCCTCCCGCACGCACGATCGTCGTCAGCCACCGCGTCCGTGTCGTCGCCACGGCCTCCCGCATCCTGTCCGCCACGCGCCCGCCACCGCCCGGTGCCCGCGGGCCCGCCTCGTCGTCCGCCGCGACAGCGACGCTCCCCACGGCCAGGATGTGCGGATCACTCGTGCGACCGTCGGCGTCGACGAGCACGCCGCCGCCCGGCACCACGGTGAGCCCCGCGTTCCGCGCGAGCTCGTCACGCGGGCGCACCGCGGGCGCGAACACGACCGCATCCGTCCGGGCGAAGGAACCGTCGTGGAATTCGATGCTCGCGACCGCGCCGGACTCGTCCGCATCGATGCGGGTGACGCGCGTCGACCTCCGCACCGCGATCCCGCGCTCCCGCAGGAGTGCGTCGACTGCCGCCGAGGTGCGACGACCCGGATCCGCGTGGTCTCCTCGTTCGTGCA of the Microbacterium sufflavum genome contains:
- the ruvX gene encoding Holliday junction resolvase RuvX, with amino-acid sequence MTGFRRGVRLGVDVGRARVGVARCDPDGMLAVPVETVPRDDAAITRLVAIAAEYEPLEFVVGLPVNLQGADTPSTTDARAFAALLQRESGVPVRLIDERLSTVSAHAALRSSGRSQKNSRSIVDQVAAVVLLQQAIDTEKSTGNPAGAPVPVDEEPA
- the alaS gene encoding alanine--tRNA ligase, with product MNTAEIAQRYLSYFEKNDHLIVPSASLVSDDPSLLFTVAGMVPMIPYLTGVVPAPHPRIADVQKCIRTNDIEEVGRTARHGTFFQMLGNWSFGDYFKEGAIRYAWELLTTSESDGGLGFDEKDLWVTVYETDDEAEAIWRDIIGLKPERIQRLGRADNYWNTGQPGPGGPDSEIFFDRGPSYGKDGGPAADDNRFMELWNLVFMQDFLENIRSKTEFDIVGELPMKNIDTGMGLERVAFLKQGVENMYEIDQVRPVLDRAVELSGRRYGAVHEDDVRFRVIADHVRSSLMLLSDGVRPSNEGRGYILRRLMRRTVRAMRLLGVDEPAFPELFSASRDAMKSAYPELERDWSVLSSAAFAEEETFRRTLAQGSTILDLAVDDTKKSGGTTLSGSEAFLLHDTYGFPIDLTLEVAEEAGLDVDRAAFDALMQEQRQRAKDDARNRKRQLADVSVYRDLRALGETGFDGYTALEVDSRVLGILVDGASVRSAAEGQIAEVVLAETTLYAESGGQVADKGTIVGPGYELEVLDVQRPVPGLISHTVEVTRGSVAVDDAATTIVDAANRRAARQAHSATHLVHAALRDTLGPTATQSGSLNRAGYMRFDFAWSQALSGETRSEIEEITNRAVQDALEVTTRIVTLDEAKEAGAMALFGEKYGDVVRMVDIGGPWSRELCAGTHVSTSAEIGLVSVVGESSVGASNRRIEALVGADAFRELAAERALVSQLTASLKTPREQLPERIADLAASLKAAEKRIAQFEAKERAGQIPAIAEAASRIGAFRVAAQSLGEVASADDVRDLVNGVRERLGSEAAVVALGAIVNGRPVVVVATNEAARSAGAKAGALAKRAAGVLGGGGGGRDDLAQGGGTDGAALPAALEAIAQELRGA
- the rpsD gene encoding 30S ribosomal protein S4 translates to MTTKSQDRRKVRLSRALGIPLTPKAARYLEKRPYAPGEHGRTKRKADSDYAVRLREKQRLREQYGIREKQMRNTFNEARRQDGLTGENLVELLEMRLDALVLRSGFARTTAQARQLVVHRHILVDGQLVDRPSFRVKPGQLIHVKAKSEGTEPFQVAAAGGHAEVLPPVPGYLEVELDKLQARLVRRPKRAEVPVTCEVQLVVEYYAAR
- a CDS encoding replication-associated recombination protein A; translation: MTSPAALLSGQTPLAVRMRPVSLDEVAGQRHLLRAGSPIVALADPEAAAPGAVSIILWGPPGTGKTTLAQAIARSSGRRFVELSAITAGVKDVREVMQEAITQRDLYGQTTILFLDEIHRFTKAQQDALLPGVENGWVILIAATTENPSFSVISPLLSRSLLLTLQPLTDDDIGLLVDRAVTDARGLKGAVVLDDEARTALVRLASGDARRALTGLEAAAAVALSHAAAVEDGDTASDGVPAVTADDVAQAVDKALLRYDRQGDEHYDVISAFIKSIRGSDPDAALHYLARMIEAGEDPRFIARRLVISASEDVGLADPQALGIAVAAADAVAFIGMPEGRIPLAEATVYLATTAKSNAAYVGIDAAIADIRAGGFGRVPLHLRDAHYPGAKRLGHGRGYIYSHDSEYGIVPQQYLPDELDGRHYYEPKNLGAERDIGARLERIRRILGDR
- a CDS encoding winged helix-turn-helix domain-containing protein, giving the protein MSISTSVGRPLTGCRIAIADDPSAGTAHGAVASPTPVDVGALLAAAGAEVVRVPSVRADHSVPAGVRRSVHRVATGRIDGVLLFSVEGARSWWGTVERLGLGDAIRARARASRLLLVASGAEAARSLADADIPATTVDGALPDDLARAVVGFFSEQAPMQRTDAGELVVRSGGVLLDERFLPLSAGAAEVLEALFLAEGRVLSREELGRMLAGRRRSARAVEVAVARLREALGDAELVQTVVKRGYRLAVADR
- a CDS encoding NAD(P)/FAD-dependent oxidoreductase, with the translated sequence MDDSASRRTEVLIVGAGPAAHAFVAHLLGDPCDDIRVTVIGDEGRLPYDRTRLYRLVRGDDPADLDLDRGVFRDDRVRLIRDDRVRKIDRKLRRVRTRSGRVYMYDVLVLATGRHPVRPTLDGAGLPGCFTFQSAADASALRAHVHAPRGEQWRRPRATVVGDGPGGFAAALALAESGVEVAAVHERGDHADPGRRTSAAVDALLRERGIAVRRSTRVTRIDADESGAVASIEFHDGSFARTDAVVFAPAVRPRDELARNAGLTVVPGGGVLVDADGRTSDPHILAVGSVAVAADDEAGPRAPGGGGRVADRMREAVATTRTRWLTTIVRAGGVEFTDLRSSPDGETVGVVVPLADAPGRIAGDLLLSEDGRVLLGATVIGDEDRLAALRAAADDGARARAVSELLREHESAVTCGHALLTGPSPVTAVTERREHGLSGLAEFPESAECAFCARAVARRLIARAGAVAIGSGRRGVPERGPVGRPRTRETVLGVTLAVAGELSGAQLVLIGRLAEEHGLRVRPSDGGVLELRGASAAEVPAVLGRLRAAGLEAATRDGGGRFVEARTTGSVTRRREESPA